One window of the Carassius auratus strain Wakin chromosome 20, ASM336829v1, whole genome shotgun sequence genome contains the following:
- the otofa gene encoding otoferlin isoform X10, whose amino-acid sequence MALVVYLKTVTELRGKGDRIAKVTFRGLSFFSRVLENCEDEARFEQAFRWPIGSQVDGDEMLEIQVFNYSKVFTNRLIGTFRMVLQKVVEEGHLEVSDTLIDDNNSAIRTSISIEIKYQTMDGSVKVWSDGEFLDIPDDCDGTFQFETDSLLSGRSQSSGTSPGRSIHGIPTFRKTGKGVFSAMKLGKTRISKDDHKKGDDAAILDAEDLDRKTMRLGGGLDPDTISLASVTAVTTNVSNKRSKPDIKMEPSSGRLVDYQISVTVIEARQLVGLNMDPVVCVEIGEEKKYTSMKESTNCPYYNEYFVFDFHVPPDVMFDKILKISVIHSKNLLRSGTLVGTFKLDVGTVYSQAEHQFHHKWAMLSDPDDITAGCKGYVKCDIAVVGKGDNIKTPHKANETDEDDIEGNLLLPEGVPSERQWARFYVKIYRAEGLPKMNTSIMANVKKAFIGENRDLVDPYVLVQFAGQKGKTSVQKSSYEPIWNEQVIFTEMFPPLCRRLKVQIRDSDKVNDVAIGTHFIDLRKIANDGDKGFLPTMGPAWVNMYGSTRNYTLMDEHQDLNEGLGEGVSFRARLLISIAVEILDTSSAEIMSSTEVQIEPVSNMSESATGKMEEFFLFGSFLEATMIDRKIGDKAISFEVTIGNYGNQIDGVSKPASAKKKKEGGGESEEEETELIHNSSDEEGEDDGDLTSVPSTPPMKPVITDRNYFHLPYFEKKPCIYIKSWWQDQRRRLYNSNIMDKIADKLEEGLNDVQEIIKTEKAYPERRLRGVLEELSTSCSRFVTLANKDQNLSGRTKLDKERLKSCMRELESMAQQAKTIRSQVKRNTVRDKLKLVLNFLHRLRFLADEPQHSIPDVFIWMISNNKRIAYARIPSKDILYSIVDEEMGKDCGKVKAVFLRLPGKKGFGPAGWTVQAKLEMYLWLGLNKQRRDFLSGLPSGYEENKATKGTGIQAVPPISLVYNMKQVFQLRAHMYQARSLFAADTSGLSDPFARVFFSTHSQVTEVLSETLCPTWDQLLVFDNVELYGEAGELRDDPPIIVIELYDQDTVGKAEFIGRTFAKPLTKMVDEHYGPPRFPPQLEYYQIYRGNCAAGDLLAAFELLQIGPAGRAALPPIDGPTDSDRGPILPVPLGIRPVLSRYRIEVLFWGLRDLKRINLAQVDRPRVDIECAGKGVQSALIQNYKKNPNFSTLVKWFEVDLPENELLHPPLNIRVVDCRAFGRYTLVGSHAVTSLRKFIYSPPDKTANNWAHTGEIVVNMDPEPHIKKMDTVVKMDATTDAVVKVDLNEDEKEKEKKKKKKKKGEEVDEEEPDESMLDWWSKYFASIETMMENLRAQEAALAEAEEREDLEIAAESAEIKADDFPMKGTKPKEKSKDKKSSKDKKKNHDGTDKRPPKPKVDELMVYNKELESEFGSFEDWLHTFNLFRGKAGDDIDHNVVDDDRIVGRFKGSLCMYKLPLSEEIIRDAGFDPNMGMFQSIPHNDPINVLIRIYIIRATDLHPADINGKADPYIVIRLGKSEIRDKENYISKQLNPVFGKSFDIEATFPMESMLTVAVYDWDLVGTDDLIGETKIDLENRYYSKHRATCGIASNYSVHGYNVWRDPQKPTQILAKLCKEAKLDGPNYGPGGKVKVANRIFLGPTEIEDESGLKKQTEEHLALTVLRHWEEIPRVGCKLIPEHVETRPLLNPDKPGIEQGRIEMWVDMFPMDVPAPGPAIDISPRKPKSFELRVIIWNTDDVVLEDDAFMTGEKMSDIYVRGWLKGQQEDKQDTDVHYHSLTGEGNFNWRFVFPFDYLMAEEKIVISKKESMFSWDETEYKIPARLTLQVWDADHFSADDFLGAIELDLNKFPRGAKTAKQCSLNMVLKEHELPTISIFKQKRVKGWWPFVARDENDEFELTGKVEAELHLLTAEEAEKNPVGLGRNEPEPLEKPNRPDTTFLWFLSPLKAIRYLICNRYKWLIIKIVLALLLLIMVGLFLYSMPGYLVKKLLGA is encoded by the exons GACAGGAAAAGGAGTGTTTTCAGCCATGAAACTGGGAAAGACACGCATCTCTAAAGATGACCACAAAAAAGGAG ATGACGCTGCCATTTTGGATGCAGAAGATCTTGATCGAAAGACCATGCGTCTGGGCGGTGGGCTCGACCCTGATACCATCTCACTGGCCTCTGTCACTGCAGTAACCACGAACGTCTCCAACAAAAG ATCAAAGCCTGACATTAAGATGGAGCCCAGTTCAGGGCGTCTTGTGGATTATCAG ATCAGCGTAACAGTAATCGAGGCCCGTCAGTTGGTTGGTTTGAACATGGATCCTGTGGTTTGTGTGGAAATTGGCGAGGAGAAGAAGTATACATCGATGAAGGAGTCCACAAACTGCCCCTACTACAATGAG TACTTTGTCTTTGACTTCCATGTGCCTCCAGATGTCATGTTTGACAAGATCCTGAAGATTTCG GTTATACATTCTAAAAACCTTCTACGAAGCGGTACTCTGGTGGGCACCTTCAAACTAGATGTGGGAACTGTTTACTCACAAGCTG AGCATCAGTTCCACCACAAATGGGCAATGCTGTCGGACCCTGATGACATCACAGCCGGCTGCAAAGGTTACGTTAAGTGTGACATTGCAGTCGTAGGAAAAGGAGACAACATCAAGACACCGCACAAGGCCAATGAAACAGATGAGGATGACATAGAGGG GAATCTTCTTTTGCCGGAGGGTGTTCCATCAGAGAGACAATGGGCTCGGTTTTATGTTAAGATTTACAGAGCTGAGGGACTACCAAAAATGAACACCAGCATCATGGCCAATGTGAAAAAAGCATTTATCGGGGAGAACAGGGATCTTGTGGACCCTTATGTCCTGGTGCAATTTGCAGGGCAGAAG GGTAAAACGTCAGTTCAGAAGAGCAGCTACGAGCCCATCTGGAATGAGCAAGTAATCTTCACCGAGATGTTCCCACCTTTGTGTAGGCGACTGAAAGTTCAGATCCGTGATTCAGACAAGGTGAATGATGTTGCCATAGGAACCCATTTCATTGATCTACGAAAGATCGCAAACGATGGAGACAAAG GGTTCCTACCTACTATGGGCCCAGCCTGGGTGAATATGTATGGTTCTACCCGTAACTACACCCTGATGGATGAGCACCAGGACCTAAATGAGGGGCTGGGGGAAGGTGTGTCTTTTAGGGCACGCCTCCTCATTAGTATCGCAGTGGAGATCCTGGACACCTCCTCTGCAGAAATAATGAGCTCTACTGAGGTACAAATAGAGCCGGTGTCCAACATGTCAGAG AGTGCCACGGGGAAGATGGAGGAATTTTTCCTTTTTGGATCGTTCTTGGAGGCCACAATGATAGACAGAAAAATTGGAGATAAAGCCATCAGCTTTGAAGTCACTATCG GTAACTATGGTAACCAGATTGATGGAGTGAGCAAGCCTGCATCagcaaagaagaagaaagaggGTGGAGGGGAGAGTGAAGAAGAGGAGACTGAGCTCATCCATAACTCCAGCGATGAAGAGGGAGAGGATGATGGAGATTTGACATCTGTGCCGTCCACCCCTCCTATGAAACCAGTTATAACTGACAG GAATTACTTCCACTTGCCTTACTTTGAAAAGAAACCCTGCATTTACATCAAGAGCTGGTGGCAAGATCAGAGGAGACGGCTCTACAACTCCAATATAATGGACAAGATTGCAGATAAACTG GAGGAAGGTCTGAATGATGTTCAAGAAATCATAAAAACAGAGAAAGCATATCCAGAACGCAGACTTCGAGGAGTTTTAGAGGAGCTTAGCACAAGTTGCAG TCGATTTGTTACACTGGCAAACAAAGATCAGAATCTATCCGGAAGAACCAAGCTGGACAAAGAGAGGCTCAAGTCCTGCATGAGAGAGTTG GAGAGTATGGCTCAGCAGGCGAAGACTATCCGCTCACAGGTGAAGAGAAACACAGTTCGAGACAAACTCAAGCTAGTGTTGAATTTCCTTCACAGGCTTCGTTTCCTGGCAGATGAG CCCCAGCACAGCATCCCTGATGTGTTCATATGGATGATTAGCAACAACAAACGCATAGCGTACGCCCGCATTCCCTCCAAAGACATCCTCTACTCAATTGTTGACGAAGAGATGGGAAAGGACTGTGGGAAAGTTaaagctgtttttctcagg CTGCCTGGAAAGAAAGGCTTTGGGCCTGCTGGCTGGACAGTTCAGGCTAAACTGGAGATGTATTTGTGGCTGGGCTTGAACAAACAGAGGAGGGACTTCTTGAGTGGCCTCCCTAGCGGCTATGAAGAAAACAAGGCTACTAAGGGAACCGGCATTCAAGCTGTTCCTCCCATCAGCCTGGTTTATAACA TGAAGCAGGTGTTTCAGCTGAGGGCCCACATGTATCAGGCTCGCAGTCTGTTTGCTGCTGACACTAGCGGCCTGTCTGACCCTTTTGCAAGGGTTTTCTTCTCCACCCACAGCCAGGTGACAGAG GTCCTCAGTGAGACTCTTTGTCCTACATGGGATCAGTTGCTTGTGTTTGATAATGTTGAACTCTACGGTGAGGCTGGGGAACTCCGTGATGATCCACCAATCATTGTCATTGAACTGTATGACCAAGACACTGTG GGGAAAGCTGAGTTCATTGGGCGAACATTTGCAAAGCCACTAACTAAGATGGTTGATGAACACTACGGGCCGCCACGGTTTCCCCCTCAGCTGGAGTACTACCAGATCTACAGAGGAAACTGCGCTGCAGGAGATCTGTTGGCTGCTTTTGAGCTCCTGCAG ATTGGTCCAGCAGGGCGGGCAGCTCTTCCTCCAATTGATGGGCCGACTGATTCTGACCGTGGACCCATTCTTCCTGTTCCATTGGGCATACGACCAGTTCTCAGCAGATATCGTATAGAG GTCCTGTTCTGGGGTCTGAGGGACCTTAAAAGAATCAATCTGGCTCAGGTGGACAGGCCTCGTGTGGACATCGAGTGTGCAGGGAAAGGAGTTCAGTCCGCCCTCATTCAGAACTACAAGAAGAATCCTAACTTCAGCACGTTAGTGAAGTGGTTTGAAGTG GATCTGCCAGAAAATGAGCTTCTTCATCCACCACTCAATATTCGGGTGGTGGACTGCAGGGCATTCGGACGCTACACCTTGGTGGGGTCTCATGCCGTGACCAGCCTTCGCAAGTTCATCTACAGCCCCCCAGACAAGACTGCTAACAACTGGGCTCACACCG GTGAAATTGTGGTCAACATGGACCCTGAACCCCACATTAAGAAGATGGACACAGTTGTCAAGATGGATGCT ACCACCGATGCTGTTGTTAAAGTAGACTTG AATGAGGatgagaaggagaaagagaaaaagaaaaagaagaaaaagaaaggcgAAGAAGTGGACGAGGAGGAGCCGGATGAGAGCATGTTGGACTGGTGGTCCAAATACTTTGCCTCAATAGAGACTATGATGGAG AATCTCAGAGCCCAGGAGGCTGCTCTGGCAGAGGCAGAGGAAAGAGAAGATTTGGAGATAGCAGCAGAGAGTGCAG AGATCAAAGCTGATGACTTTCCTATGAAAGGCACCAAACCCAAGGAGAAGAGCAAAGACAAGAAGAGCTCCAAGGACAAAAAGAAGAACCACGATGGCACAGATAAACGACCTCCAAAACCAAAAGTTGATGAACTCATG GTGTACAATAAAGAGCTGGAGAGTGAGTTTGGTAGCTTTGAGGACTGGCTCCACACCTTCAACCTGTTTAGAGGAAAGGCTGGAGATGACATTGACCACAATGTGGTTGATGATGACAGGATTGTGGGCAGATTCAAG GGCTCCCTCTGTATGTATAAACTCCCACTGTCTGAGGAGATCATCAGGGACGCAGGATTTGACCCAAACATGGGCATGTTCCAAAGTATTCCTCACAATGACCCTATCAATGTTCTCATAAGGATTTATATCATTAGA GCCACAGATCTGCATCCCGCGGATATAAATGGTAAAGCAGATCCTTATATAGTCATTCGATTGGGAAAGTCAGAGATTCGGGACAAGGAGAACTACATATCCAAGCAACTAAATCCTGTCTTTGGAAA ATCGTTCGACATAGAGGCTACGTTCCCAATGGAGTCCATGCTGACGGTTGCAGTATATGACTGGGATTTGGTTGGAACTGACGACCTGATTGGTGAGACTAAGATCGATTTGGAGAACCGATACTACAGCAAACACAGAGCCACATGTGGCATTGCATCCAACTACTCTGT CCATGGTTACAATGTATGGCGTGACCCTCAGAAGCCAACCCAGATCCTTGCTAAGTTGTGCAAAGAAGCTAAACTGGATGGACCCAATTATGGACCTGGTGGGAAGGTCAAAGTTGCAAACCGCATCTTTCTTGGGCCAACAGAAATTGAAGATGAGAGCG GTCTGAAGAAGCAGACTGAAGAACACTTGGCTCTTACGGTTCTTAGGCATTGGGAAGAGATCCCACGTGTTGGTTGCAAACTCATCCCTGAGCATGTGGAGACCAGACCGCTCCTCAACCCAGACAAGCCAGGCATAGAGCAG GGAAGGATTGAAATGTGGGTGGACATGTTTCCTATGGATGTACCAGCACCAGGACCAGCCATTGACATATCACCACGCAAACCAAAGAG CTTTGAGCTTCGTGTTATTATTTGGAACACTGATGACGTAGTTCTAGAGGACGATGCTTTCATGACAGGAGAGAAGATGTCTGACATCTATGTCAGGGG TTGGCTAAAAGGACAGCAGGAGGACAAACAGGACACAGATGTGCATTATCACTCTCTAACTGGGGAAGGAAACTTCAACTGGCGCTTTGTTTTCCCTTTTGACTATCTCATGGCTGAGGAGAAGATAGTCATCTCTAAGAAGGAATCCATGTTTTCCTGGGATGAGACCGAGTACAAGATTCCTGCTCGACTCACCCTTCAAGTATGGGATGCTGACCATTTCTCCGCAGATGACTTCCTGG GTGCGATTGAGCTGGACTTGAATAAGTTTCCCCGTGGGGCAAAAACAGCTAAGCAGTGCTCTCTCAACATGGTTCTCAAAGAGCATGAGCTGCCAACCATCTCCATCTTCAAACAGAAAAGAGTGAAGGGCTGGTGGCCATTTGTGGCCCGGGATGAGAATGATGAATTTGAGCTCACA GGGAAAGTGGAGGCAGAGCTCCATCTGTTGACAGCGGAGGAGGCAGAGAAAAATCCAGTCGGCCTTGGGCGGAATGAACCTGAACCACTTGAGAAACCAAA CCGTCCTGACACCACCTTCCTGTGGTTTTTGAGTCCGCTGAAGGCCATCCGCTACCTGATATGCAACCGCTACAAATGGCTCATCATCAAGATCGTCTTGGCTCTGCTGCTGCTGATCATGGTGGGCCTGTTTCTCTACAGCATGCCAGGCTATCTGGTCAAGAAGCTGCTCGGGGCCTAA